A genomic region of Oryza glaberrima chromosome 1, OglaRS2, whole genome shotgun sequence contains the following coding sequences:
- the LOC127769462 gene encoding serine/threonine-protein kinase-like protein At5g23170, with protein MREFSFEEVEAATGGFAAKNLVGKGSHGNVYVARLVCGGDGGGGRVRKKKVVVVAVKRASHALGEAKLANEIAVLAAAGEVAGVVNLVGVAAGRREGERMLVMEYMADGSLHDLLHRPTTARQPPPPWPRRVEIALDVAEAVRALHGGEPRVIHRDVKSANILLGRDGRARLADFSLAVKVPAAPGGGGATAAAAGPAPAGTIGYLDPCYTEPGRLGPESDVFSFGVVLLELVSGRKVMDVSASPSSIVAWAVPLVAAGMAREVLDGRLPAPRRAREERAVARVLAVAARCVSEAVERRPAMSDVVAELHAALESAGWPRRPRRRGDAHGLAGTLYRRVVSWGASRLHVRRRRVRTSKIECTEHSGSEGSGAQAQPNYPGSNSRLSNSNKNIFDIN; from the coding sequence atgaggGAGTTCTCGttcgaggaggtggaggcggcgacggggggaTTCGCAGCCAAGAACCTCGTCGGGAAGGGCAGCCATGGCAACGTCTACGTGGCCAGGCTTGtgtgcggcggcgatggcggtggcgggagggtgaggaagaagaaggtggtggtCGTCGCCGTCAAGAGGGCGTCGCACGCGCTGGGGGAGGCGAAGCTCGCGAACGAGATCGCcgtgctcgcggcggcgggggaggtggcgggGGTGGTCAACCTCGTCGgcgtggcggcggggaggagggagggggagaggatgcTCGTGATGGAGTACATGGCCGACGGGTCGCTGCACGACCTGCTGCaccggccgacgacggcgaggcagccgccgccgccgtggccgcggcgcGTGGAGATCGCGCTCGACGTGGCGGAGGCCGTGCGGGCTCTGCACGGCGGCGAGCCACGCGTGATCCACCGCGACGTCAAGTCGGCGAACATCCTGCTGGGGCGCGACGGCCGCGCCCGCCTCGCCGACTTCAGCCTCGCGGTCAAGGTCCCCGCCGcccccggaggaggcggcgccaccgcggcggcggcggggcctgcGCCGGCGGGCACGATCGGGTACCTGGACCCGTGCTACACGGAGCCCGGCCGCCTCGGCCCGGAGAGCGACGTGTTCAGcttcggcgtcgtcctcctcgagctcgtcaGCGGCCGCAAGGTGATGGACGTgagcgcctcgccgtcgtccatcGTCGCCTGGGCCGTGCcgctggtcgccgccggcatGGCGCGCGAGGTGCTCGACGGGAGgctccccgcgccgcgccgcgccaggGAGGAGCGCGCGGTGGCGCGCGTGCTCGCCGTGGCCGCGCGCTGCGTGTCGGAGGCCGTGGAACGCCGGCCGGCGATGTCCGACGTGGTCGCCGAGCTCCACGCCGCCCTCGAGAGCGCCGGCtggccgcgccgcccccgccgccgcggcgacgcgcACGGCCTCGCCGGGACGCTGTACAGGCGCGTCGTGTCGTGGGGCGCGTCGCGCCTGcacgtgaggaggaggagggtgcgGACGAGCAAGATCGAGTGCACGGAGCACTCCGGGTCAGAGGGGAGCGGTGCACAAGCACAACCCAACTACCCGGGTTCAAATTCTCGTCtatcaaattcaaataaaaacatttttgaCATAAACtga
- the LOC127778924 gene encoding calmodulin-1 has product MADQLTDDQIAEFKEAFSLFDKDGDGCITTKELGTVMRSLGQNPTEAELQDMINEVDADGNGTIDFPEFLNLMARKMKDTDSEEELKEAFRVFDKDQNGFISAAELRHVMTNLGEKLTDEEVDEMIREADVDGDGQINYEEFVKVMMAK; this is encoded by the exons ATGGCGGACCAGCTCACCGACGACCAGATCGCGGAGTTCAAGGAGGCCTTCAGCCTCTTCGACAAGGACGGCGACG GCTGCATCACCACCAAGGAGCTTGGAACTGTGATGCGCTCATTAGGGCAGAACCCCACTGAGGCTGAGCTTCAGGACATGATCAACGAGGTGGATGCTGATGGAAATGGAACGATTGACTTTCCTGAGTTTCTCAACCTGATGGCACGCAAGATGAAGGACACTGATTCTGAGGAGGAGCTCAAGGAAGCCTTCCGTGTATTTGACAAGGACCAGAATGGCTTCATCTCGGCGGCTGAACTCCGTCATGTCATGACCAACCTTGGTGAGAAGCTTACAGACGAGGAGGTGGACGAGATGATCCGTGAGGCTGATGTCGATGGTGATGGTCAGATCAATTACGAAGAATTCGTGAAGGTGATGATGGCCAAGTGA
- the LOC127757467 gene encoding probable peptide/nitrate transporter At3g43790 isoform X1 yields the protein MVGGGAGEPLRRAWGYHPECPGCRVDRRKEEREGIPYTELSLIWLVTVSSTLPIQSLFPFLYFMIRDLHIAKQEEDIGFYAGFVGASYMFGRALSSVIWGIVADKYGRKPIIIITLISIIIFNTLFGLSSSYWMALTSRGLLGLMCGILGPIKAYATEVCRKEHGHLGLSLVSSSRGIGLIVGPAIGGYLAQPADKYPSIFSEKSIFGRFPYFLPCLCISLLAIVALLASFWLPETLHKHTQDMVLEDSISVEEGLSGPTAEENSAGCLNLFTNWPLMSAIIAYCIFSLQDVAYAEVFSLWAVSDRKYGGLSFSSQDVGSVLAFSGLFLLVFQILVYPSVAKSVEPITLVRIVAILTIPLLSSYPFMAGLSGSILQLIVNCASFLKNAFAVTAITVFNILMNDAVAQDVRASANGVAVTLMSIFKAIAPAIAGAIFAWAQRRQTASFLPGDHLVFFMLNVFTVIGLVSTFRPFYARRSTKHDPITT from the exons ATGGTTGGCGGCGGGGCGGGCGAGCCGCTGAGGAGGGCGTGGGGGTACCACCCCGAGTGCCCCGGATGCAGGGTGGacaggaggaaggaggagagggaggggatcccCTACACGGAGCTCTCCCTCATCTGGCTcgtcaccgtctcctcca CCCTGCCGATACAATCCCTGTTTCCCTTCTTGTATTTTATG ATAAGGGACCTGCATATTGCTAAACAAGAAGAAGATATTGGATTTTATGCTGGTTTTGTCG GCGCTTCATATATGTTTGGAAGAGCACTCTCCTCTGTGATATGGGGCATCGTGGCTGATAAGTACGGGAGGAAGCCGATTATTATAATTACCCTTATTTCAAT AATTATATTCAATACACTCTTTGGACTCAGCTCAAGTTATTGGATGGCATTAACCTCAAGAGGTTTGCTTGGTCTGATGTGTGGTATACTTGGCCCAATTAAG GCCTATGCTACAGAAGTGTGCCGAAAAGAACACGGTCACCTTGGACTATCCCTT GTTTCTTCCTCACGTGGCATAGGCCTTATTGTGGGACCAGCTATTGGTGGTTATCTTGCACag CCTGCAGATAAATATCCAAGCATATTCTCTGAGAAGTCTATATTTGGGAG GTTTCCGTATTTTCTCCCCTGCTTATGTATATCCCTCCTTGCCATTGTTGCTCTACTTGCTTCCTTCTGGCTCCCG GAAACTTTGCATAAGCACACTCAGGATATGGTTTTAGAGGATTCAATTTCTGTAGAAGAAGGTCTTTCTGGTCCAACTGCTGAAGAAAATAGTGCTGgatgtctaaatttattcacAAACTGGCCACTGATGTCTGCTATCATTGCATACTGCATATTCTCTCTTCAGGATGTGGCTTATGCTGAG GTATTTTCTCTATGGGCTGTCAGCGACAGGAAGTATGGTGGATTAAGCTTTTCTTCCCAAGATGTGGGTAGTGTCCTTGCATTCTCAG GTCTCTTCCTCCTGGTATTCCAAATTTTGGTTTACCCGTCAGTGGCAAAATCAGTAGAGCCCATCACGCTTGTCCGTATAGTGGCA ATATTGACTATACCACTTCTTTCTAGCTATCCATTTATGGCCGGATTGTCAGGGTCCATTCTTCAATTGATAGTTAACTGTGCATCTTTTCTGAAGAATGCTTTTGCA GTTACTGCCATCACTGTATTCAACATCTTAATGAATGATGCTGTG GCTCAGGACGTTAGAGCTTCAGCCAACGGTGTTGCTGTAACTCTGATGTCCATCTTTAAAGCTATTGCTCCAGCAATTGCAGGAGCTAT ATTTGCATGGGCTCAAAGGCGTCAGACAGCTTCATTTCTCCCAG GCGACCACCTGGTATTCTTCATGCTGAACGTCTTCACAGTCATCGGTCTTGTGAGCACTTTCAGGCCGTTTTACGCTAGAAGAAGCACGAAGCACGATCCCATTACTACTTAG
- the LOC127757467 gene encoding probable peptide/nitrate transporter At3g43790 isoform X2, with product MFGRALSSVIWGIVADKYGRKPIIIITLISIIIFNTLFGLSSSYWMALTSRGLLGLMCGILGPIKAYATEVCRKEHGHLGLSLVSSSRGIGLIVGPAIGGYLAQPADKYPSIFSEKSIFGRFPYFLPCLCISLLAIVALLASFWLPETLHKHTQDMVLEDSISVEEGLSGPTAEENSAGCLNLFTNWPLMSAIIAYCIFSLQDVAYAEVFSLWAVSDRKYGGLSFSSQDVGSVLAFSGLFLLVFQILVYPSVAKSVEPITLVRIVAILTIPLLSSYPFMAGLSGSILQLIVNCASFLKNAFAVTAITVFNILMNDAVAQDVRASANGVAVTLMSIFKAIAPAIAGAIFAWAQRRQTASFLPGDHLVFFMLNVFTVIGLVSTFRPFYARRSTKHDPITT from the exons ATGTTTGGAAGAGCACTCTCCTCTGTGATATGGGGCATCGTGGCTGATAAGTACGGGAGGAAGCCGATTATTATAATTACCCTTATTTCAAT AATTATATTCAATACACTCTTTGGACTCAGCTCAAGTTATTGGATGGCATTAACCTCAAGAGGTTTGCTTGGTCTGATGTGTGGTATACTTGGCCCAATTAAG GCCTATGCTACAGAAGTGTGCCGAAAAGAACACGGTCACCTTGGACTATCCCTT GTTTCTTCCTCACGTGGCATAGGCCTTATTGTGGGACCAGCTATTGGTGGTTATCTTGCACag CCTGCAGATAAATATCCAAGCATATTCTCTGAGAAGTCTATATTTGGGAG GTTTCCGTATTTTCTCCCCTGCTTATGTATATCCCTCCTTGCCATTGTTGCTCTACTTGCTTCCTTCTGGCTCCCG GAAACTTTGCATAAGCACACTCAGGATATGGTTTTAGAGGATTCAATTTCTGTAGAAGAAGGTCTTTCTGGTCCAACTGCTGAAGAAAATAGTGCTGgatgtctaaatttattcacAAACTGGCCACTGATGTCTGCTATCATTGCATACTGCATATTCTCTCTTCAGGATGTGGCTTATGCTGAG GTATTTTCTCTATGGGCTGTCAGCGACAGGAAGTATGGTGGATTAAGCTTTTCTTCCCAAGATGTGGGTAGTGTCCTTGCATTCTCAG GTCTCTTCCTCCTGGTATTCCAAATTTTGGTTTACCCGTCAGTGGCAAAATCAGTAGAGCCCATCACGCTTGTCCGTATAGTGGCA ATATTGACTATACCACTTCTTTCTAGCTATCCATTTATGGCCGGATTGTCAGGGTCCATTCTTCAATTGATAGTTAACTGTGCATCTTTTCTGAAGAATGCTTTTGCA GTTACTGCCATCACTGTATTCAACATCTTAATGAATGATGCTGTG GCTCAGGACGTTAGAGCTTCAGCCAACGGTGTTGCTGTAACTCTGATGTCCATCTTTAAAGCTATTGCTCCAGCAATTGCAGGAGCTAT ATTTGCATGGGCTCAAAGGCGTCAGACAGCTTCATTTCTCCCAG GCGACCACCTGGTATTCTTCATGCTGAACGTCTTCACAGTCATCGGTCTTGTGAGCACTTTCAGGCCGTTTTACGCTAGAAGAAGCACGAAGCACGATCCCATTACTACTTAG
- the LOC127783990 gene encoding DNA gyrase subunit B, chloroplastic/mitochondrial → MGPLLRPSPPPRHLRLLLRRLLSTAAGRPSRLLPLPASSSARLLVRPRVAVAAAAAGAPLRRNGVAVRAFMASTAASEAMQEKRVAGEYTAANVQVLEALDGVRTRPGMYIGSTGSRGLHHLVYEILDNAVDEAQAGYATKVDVILHGDNSVSVTDNGRGIPTDIHPQTKKSCVETVLTLMHAGGKFGGSKSGYTVSGGLHGVGLSVVNALSEALEVTVWRDGKEYRQNYSRGKAITTLTSRTLSDESSSRQGTRIRFWPDKHIFTTTMDFDFNTIAGRIRELAFLNPELTIALTKEEDDLQVQHNEYCYAGGLVEYVKWLNTDKKSLHDPIAFRKEMDGITVDVSLQWCSDSYSDMVLGYANSIRTIDGGTHIDGLKTSLTRTINNFAKKSKTLKDKDISLSGEHVREGMTCIIAVKVPNPEFEGQTKTRLGNPEVRRIVEQSVQENLTEYLELHPDVLDSILSKSLNALKAALAAKRARELVRTKSVLKSSSLPGKLADCASSDPEESEIFIVEGDSAGGSAKQGRDRKFQAILPLRGKILNIERRDEAALYRNEEIQNLIVALGLGVKGEDFNKEALRYHKIVILTDADVDGAHIRTLLLTFFFRYQKALFDEGCIYVGVPPLYKVERGKQAHYCYDDADLKELVNTFPTNASYHIQRFKGLGEMMPAQLWETTMDPERRMLKQLKVEDAAEANVVFSSLMGTRVDVRKQLIQNAASMVNLEHLDI, encoded by the exons atggggcccctcctccggccgtcgccgccaccgcgccacctgcgcctcctcctccgccgcctcctctccaccgccgccggtcggccctcccgcctcctcccgctccccgcctcctcctccgcccgcctCCTCGTCAGGCCCAG ggTTGCGGttgcggctgctgcggcgggtGCTCCTCTGCGGCGGAATGGGGTCGCGGTGAGGGCTTTCATGGCATCCACGGCGGCTTCCGAGGCGATGCAGGAGAAGCGGGTGGCCGGGGAGTACACCGCTGCGAACGTCCAG GTCTTAGAAGCATTGGATGGAGTTCGCACAAGGCCTGGTATGTACATTGGAAGCACAGGATCACGAGGGTTGCATCATCTG GTTTATGAAATATTGGATAATGCTGTGGATGAAGCTCAAGCAGGCTACGCCACTAAGGTTGATGTTATCCTTCATGGCGACAATTCAGTTAGTGTAACAGACAATGGTCGTGGG ATCCCTACAGATATACACCCTCAGACGAAGAAATCTTGCGTGGAAACCGTCTTAACG TTAATGCACGCTGGTGGCAAATTTGGAGGTTCAAAGAGTGGCTACACTGTTTCTGGAGGGCTGCATGGTGTTGGCCTATCAGTTGTTAATGCTTTGTCAGAG GCACTAGAAGTTACTGTTTGGCGTGATGGAAAAGAATACCGACAAAATTACTCACGTGGAAAAGCTATCACGACGCTAACTAGTAGGACATTGTCTGATGAATCAAGTTCTCGTCAAGGCACACGGATCAGATTTTGGCCTGATAAACATA TTTTTACCACCACAATGGACTTTGACTTCAATACGATAGCTGGTCGCATCCGGGAACTTGCCTTTCTAAATCCTGAG CTGACAATAGCATTGacaaaggaagaagatgacttACAGGTTCAACACAATGAATACTGTTATGCTGGTGGTCTGGTTGAGTATGTTAAATGGTTGAATACTGACAAG AAATCCCTTCATGATCCAATCGCATTCAGAAAAGAAATGGATGGAATAACAGTGGATGTTTCCCTTCAATG GTGCTCTGATTCATACTCTGATATGGTGCTAGGATATGCTAACAGTATCCGTACTATTGATGGTGGTACTCATATTGATGGGCTGAAGACTTCATTGACAAGAACAATCAATAACTTCGCAAAGAAGTCGAAGACTCTTAAG GATAAAGATATTAGCTTGAGTGGGGAGCATGTAAGAGAGGGAATGACCTGCATTATTGCAGTGAAGGTCCCTAATCCAGAGTTTGAAGGGCAAACAAAG ACGAGGTTGGGAAATCCAGAAGTCCGAAGAATAGTTGAACAATCTGTTCAAGAAAATTTAACTGAGTACTTAGAGTTACATCCAGATGTTTTAGATTCGATTCTGTCAAAGTCCCTTAATGCTCTCAAG GCTGCATTGGCAGCTAAGCGAGCTAGAGAGTTAGTGAGGACAAAAAGTGTATTGAAATCTTCTTCACTTCCTGGGAAATTAGCTGACTGTGCATCTAGTGATCCTGAAGAATCTG AAATCTTCATAGTTGAAGGTGATTCAGCTGGGGGTAGTGCAAAACAAGGACGTGATAGGAAATTTCAG GCTATTTTGCCTCTAAGAGGCAAAATTCTTAACATTGAAAGGAGAGACGAGGCAGCCTTGTACAGAAACGAAGAGATCCAAAATCTAATTGTCGCTCTTGGATTAGGAGTAAAG GGCGAGGATTTTAACAAGGAAGCTCTTCGATATCATAAGATAGTCATACTCACTGATGCTGATGTAGATGGTGCACATATCCGGACTCTTCTCCTTACTTTCTTCTTTAGATATCAG AAAGCACTATTCGATGAAGGTTGCATTTATGTTGGTGTGCCTCCTCTTTACAAG GTTGAACGTGGGAAACAAGCGCACTACTGCTATGATGATGCTGACCTTAAGGAGCTAGTTAACACCTTCCCAACAAATGCTTCTTATCATATCCAAAGGTTTAAAG GTCTTGGTGAGATGATGCCGGCACAATTATGGGAGACAACAATGGACCCTGAGAGGAGGATGTTGAAGCAGCTAAAGGTTGAAGATGCTGCTGAGGCCAACGTTGTGTTCTCATCTCTTATGGGTACCCGG gTTGATGTCAGGAAGCAACTGATCCAAAATGCTGCAAGCATGGTCAACCTAGAACACCTTGATATTTGA